A single region of the Salvia splendens isolate huo1 chromosome 18, SspV2, whole genome shotgun sequence genome encodes:
- the LOC121775848 gene encoding thioredoxin O2, mitochondrial-like: protein MRGASVILRRLVGRRAPCLAALSSSIGDGLIVSSAAAAASYSTLILAEDARPLLASVAATGAVSALHPFMNRSRNFSSAASSDSSNVVSIESEEQFNDSVRKAVEESQAAIFYFTAAWCGPCRLLSPMLGQLTQKYPHVTTYKIDIDKNGLENAVSKSNIHSVPTLHFFKNGKKADEVIGADVELLKDTMEALYK, encoded by the exons ATGAGAGGAGCAAGCGTGATCCTGCGTCGTTTAGTAGGCCGTCGGGCGCCGTGCTTAGCCGCTCTATCGTCTTCTATCGGAGACGGCCTTATCGtgtcctccgccgccgccgctgcttcGTATTCTACTCTGATCCTCGCCGAGGATGCACGACCGCTTTTAGCTTCCGTAGCTGCCACTGGCGCCGTTTCAGCTCTTCATCCTTTCATGAATCGGTCGCGGAATTTCTCATCTGCAGCCTCTTCAG ATTCGTCGAATGTGGTATCAATCGAGTCTGAAGAACAGTTTAATGATTCAGTTCGGAAAGCTGTAG AGGAATCTCAAGCTGCAATATTCTACTTCACAGCAGCTTGGTGTGGCCCCT GTAGATTATTATCACCCATGCTTGGACAGCTCACTCAGAAGTATCCACATGTAACAACTTATAAAATAGATATTGATAAG AATGGGCTAGAAAATGCAGTGAGCAAGTCAAACATTCACTCTGTG CCTACACTGCACTTCTTTAAGAATGGAAAGAAAGCTGACGAAGTCATCGGTGCAGATGTCGAACTCTTGAAGGATACCATGGAAGCACTATACAAGTGA